The following coding sequences lie in one Mycobacterium gordonae genomic window:
- a CDS encoding AraC family transcriptional regulator, producing MTFSQTAMVLSCADTSTPVDMRQGGTCTAGAFVYEGQRVTTPRHAHDLHQLEYVVQGVLEVETDAGAYVLSERQAAWIPAGLGHISTIDTPVRSVSIFLHPVHLRPARPGAGIVMVSPLIRQMIIYACRWPIDRDGSDAVSDAYFRCFAELLGELLGSQHPFSLPTTTHPQLAAALEHTRNSLAGITIDDAAAVAGMSPRSLRRLCHRELQMTWRDYTQQARLMRAALLADSELSVLQVATRVGFDSASSFTRAFRGAWGRPPSAYRRHGSELPA from the coding sequence ATGACTTTCTCACAAACGGCCATGGTCTTGTCCTGCGCGGACACCTCGACTCCGGTCGACATGCGCCAGGGCGGCACCTGCACGGCCGGGGCGTTTGTCTACGAAGGGCAGCGGGTAACCACGCCGCGCCACGCACACGACCTGCACCAGCTGGAGTACGTCGTTCAGGGCGTTCTGGAAGTGGAGACCGATGCCGGTGCCTACGTGCTGTCCGAGCGGCAGGCCGCCTGGATTCCGGCCGGACTGGGACACATCAGCACGATCGATACCCCAGTGAGGTCGGTGTCGATATTTCTGCACCCCGTTCACCTGCGGCCGGCCCGGCCAGGCGCGGGGATCGTGATGGTCTCGCCACTGATCCGGCAGATGATCATCTACGCATGCCGGTGGCCGATCGACCGGGACGGGTCCGACGCGGTGTCCGACGCGTACTTTCGCTGCTTCGCCGAGCTGCTCGGCGAATTGCTGGGATCCCAGCATCCGTTCAGCCTGCCGACGACCACTCATCCGCAACTCGCCGCGGCACTAGAACATACGCGTAATTCATTGGCCGGCATCACCATTGACGATGCCGCCGCCGTCGCAGGCATGTCGCCACGGTCGTTGCGACGACTGTGTCACCGTGAGTTGCAGATGACCTGGCGTGATTACACGCAGCAAGCCCGCCTGATGCGGGCCGCACTGCTCGCCGACTCGGAGTTGAGCGTGCTGCAGGTTGCCACCAGGGTGGGCTTCGACAGCGCCAGCTCGTTCACCCGCGCGTTCCGAGGTGCGTGGGGCAGGCCCCCGTCGGCCTACCGCCGGCACGGCAGCGAGCTGCCGGCATGA
- a CDS encoding cyclopropane mycolic acid synthase family methyltransferase, whose translation MPGDQNESETLEPYFDDVQAHYDLSDEFFKIFLDPTRTYSCAYFEREDMSLEEAQIAKVDLSLGKLGLQPGMTLLDIGCGWGTTIVRALEQYDVNVVGLTLSRNQQAHTQRRLDEHPSPRSKRVLLQGWEQFDEKVDRIVSIGAFEHFGRDRYPDFFTMAYEALPADGVMLLHTIIQPSEEEFAERGLPITMTKLRFMKFIMDEIFPGGDLPPAKAVTEHAERAGFSLNRIQQLRPHYARTLDIWAAALEANREQAIAAQSQEVYDRYMKYLTGCADLFREGYTDVAQFTLAKA comes from the coding sequence ATGCCCGGGGACCAGAATGAATCCGAAACTTTAGAGCCGTATTTCGACGACGTCCAAGCGCACTACGACCTCTCTGACGAGTTCTTCAAAATCTTTCTCGACCCCACCCGGACCTACAGTTGCGCGTATTTCGAGCGCGAGGACATGTCGCTGGAAGAGGCGCAGATCGCCAAGGTCGACCTCTCGCTCGGCAAGCTCGGACTGCAGCCGGGCATGACGCTGCTCGACATCGGATGCGGCTGGGGCACCACGATCGTCCGGGCGCTCGAGCAGTACGACGTGAACGTGGTCGGTTTGACGTTGAGCCGCAACCAGCAGGCGCATACCCAGCGACGGCTCGACGAACATCCCAGCCCGCGAAGCAAACGGGTTCTGCTGCAGGGCTGGGAACAGTTCGACGAGAAGGTGGACCGGATCGTATCCATCGGCGCCTTCGAGCACTTCGGACGCGACCGCTACCCCGACTTCTTCACCATGGCCTACGAGGCTCTGCCTGCCGACGGTGTCATGTTGCTGCACACCATCATCCAGCCCAGCGAGGAAGAATTCGCCGAGCGCGGGCTGCCCATCACCATGACCAAGTTGCGGTTCATGAAGTTCATCATGGACGAGATCTTCCCCGGCGGAGATCTCCCACCCGCCAAGGCCGTCACAGAGCACGCGGAACGCGCCGGCTTCTCGCTCAACCGGATTCAGCAGCTACGCCCACACTATGCGCGCACCCTCGACATTTGGGCCGCCGCGTTGGAAGCCAACCGCGAGCAGGCGATCGCCGCTCAGTCGCAAGAGGTTTACGACCGCTACATGAAGTATCTGACCGGTTGTGCCGACCTGTTCCGCGAGGGCTACACCGACGTCGCGCAGTTCACCCTTGCCAAGGCCTAG
- a CDS encoding mannitol dehydrogenase family protein, translated as MKLNARNLHSLQIPTPDYDRSRIKTGIVHFGVGGFHRAHQAMYVDRLLSQGIARRWGICGVGVLPRDRRMRDALRDQDHLYTLTVAHPDGTREPRVIGSIVDFRYAPDDPDSVIELLADRSVRMITLTITEGGYNEPLSEVFALVTEALNRRRLRGLKSPTILSCDNIAGNGRIARHAFTAYAEESNSALAQWMDENTRFPNSMVDRITPATTPDVLESLTAEFGVEDAWPVITEPFAMWAVEDDFADGRPPLDRAGVTFTDDVSPYEAMKLRLLNASHQGLCYFAYLAGYRLVHDAARDPLFAELLWCYMDSEATPTLTPVPGLQEFKDGLLPRFANAHIRDTVARLCAESSDRIPKWLLPVVRDNLRSGGPVRYSAAIVASWARYAEGIDEEGRPIDVVDPQADSLIPIARSQRTHGSAFLTNRSIFGNLIEEPRFVEPYLWTLDSLHRHGARATVESLLRP; from the coding sequence ATGAAACTCAACGCCCGCAACCTGCACAGCCTGCAGATACCCACGCCCGACTACGATCGCAGCCGAATCAAGACCGGCATTGTGCATTTCGGCGTCGGCGGCTTTCACCGCGCGCACCAGGCCATGTACGTCGACCGACTGCTCAGCCAGGGGATCGCCCGGAGGTGGGGGATCTGCGGTGTAGGGGTGCTGCCCCGTGACCGCCGTATGCGCGACGCGCTGCGCGATCAGGATCACCTGTACACCCTGACCGTGGCCCACCCCGACGGCACCCGGGAGCCCCGAGTCATCGGCTCGATTGTCGACTTCCGCTATGCGCCTGACGACCCCGACTCGGTGATCGAGCTGCTCGCCGATCGCTCGGTCCGGATGATCACCCTGACGATCACCGAGGGTGGTTACAACGAACCCTTGAGCGAGGTCTTCGCACTGGTCACCGAGGCGCTGAACCGGCGGCGCCTCCGCGGCTTGAAATCCCCGACAATCCTGTCCTGCGACAACATCGCCGGCAACGGACGCATCGCGCGGCATGCCTTCACCGCCTACGCCGAGGAATCCAATTCCGCACTGGCGCAATGGATGGACGAGAACACCAGGTTCCCGAACTCGATGGTCGATCGCATCACGCCGGCCACCACGCCCGATGTGCTCGAAAGTCTGACAGCCGAATTCGGCGTGGAGGACGCCTGGCCGGTGATCACCGAGCCGTTCGCCATGTGGGCCGTCGAGGACGATTTCGCTGACGGGCGGCCGCCGTTGGACCGGGCGGGTGTGACCTTCACCGATGACGTGTCGCCGTACGAAGCGATGAAGCTGCGGTTGCTCAACGCCAGTCACCAGGGGCTGTGTTACTTCGCCTACCTGGCCGGCTACCGACTGGTGCACGACGCGGCGCGGGATCCACTGTTCGCCGAACTGCTCTGGTGCTACATGGATTCCGAGGCGACGCCGACGCTGACACCGGTGCCCGGGTTGCAGGAGTTCAAAGACGGACTGCTCCCCCGTTTCGCCAATGCCCACATCCGCGACACGGTGGCCCGGCTCTGCGCCGAATCCTCGGACCGCATCCCCAAGTGGTTGCTCCCGGTGGTGCGCGACAACCTGCGCTCGGGCGGCCCGGTCCGGTACTCCGCCGCCATCGTCGCCAGCTGGGCACGGTACGCCGAGGGCATCGACGAAGAGGGGCGCCCGATCGACGTGGTAGATCCGCAGGCGGACAGCCTGATCCCGATCGCCCGCTCGCAGCGCACCCACGGGTCGGCGTTCCTGACCAACCGGTCGATCTTCGGCAACCTGATCGAGGAGCCCCGCTTCGTCGAACCCTACCTGTGGACGCTGGACTCGTTGCACCGCCACGGCGCCCGCGCGACGGTCGAGAGCCTGCTGCGGCCGTGA
- the xylB gene encoding xylulokinase, with the protein MTLVAGIDCSTQSCKVLVCDAETGAVLRQGRAAHPDGTEIDPAAWESAARQAIAAAGGIADVAAVAIGAQQHGMVCLDSAGAVVRPALLWNDLRSAGAAGSLVDELGGPQEWARAVGVVPLAAVTAAKLRWLADHEPGNADRTAAVCLPHDWLTWRLRGEADVAALTTDRSDASGTGYFDAGTDQYRLDLLELALHGRSPILPRVLGPAEALSGATVFGSGLGDNAAAALGLGATEGDVMVSIGTSGVVCAVTADPVRDEQGFVAGFADGTGRYLPLVCTLNAARVLDAAATMLRVDHDELSGLALSAPPGSAGLVLVPYLEGERTPNRPNTTGALHGLRVSNSAPANLARAAVEGMLCALADGLAQLTRHGVRVRRILLIGGGAQSRAVRQIAPTVFETPVVVPTQGEYVALGAARQAAWVCSGSPEPPAWSPPSARTYAGPAAPGVRARYARVRDLTE; encoded by the coding sequence GTGACCCTGGTCGCCGGAATTGACTGCTCGACGCAGTCCTGCAAGGTGCTGGTGTGCGACGCCGAGACCGGTGCGGTGCTCCGGCAGGGTCGGGCCGCGCACCCCGACGGCACTGAAATCGACCCGGCCGCATGGGAATCGGCAGCCCGGCAGGCCATCGCGGCGGCAGGCGGTATCGCCGACGTGGCCGCCGTAGCCATCGGCGCCCAACAGCACGGCATGGTGTGCCTCGACTCGGCCGGCGCAGTGGTGCGTCCCGCGCTGCTGTGGAACGACCTGCGCTCGGCCGGCGCGGCCGGCTCCTTGGTGGACGAGTTGGGCGGACCGCAGGAATGGGCGCGCGCCGTCGGGGTGGTGCCGTTGGCCGCGGTCACCGCCGCCAAACTGCGCTGGCTGGCCGACCACGAACCCGGGAATGCGGACCGCACGGCGGCGGTCTGCCTGCCGCACGACTGGCTGACCTGGCGGCTGCGCGGCGAAGCCGACGTCGCGGCGCTGACCACCGACCGCAGCGATGCCAGCGGCACTGGTTACTTCGACGCGGGCACCGACCAGTATCGCCTCGACCTCCTCGAGTTGGCACTCCACGGCCGCAGTCCGATTCTGCCGCGAGTGCTCGGTCCCGCCGAGGCACTCAGCGGCGCAACGGTTTTCGGGTCCGGCCTGGGCGACAATGCCGCCGCGGCACTGGGTCTGGGTGCCACCGAGGGCGACGTGATGGTCTCAATCGGAACCTCGGGCGTGGTGTGTGCCGTGACCGCCGACCCGGTCCGCGACGAACAGGGGTTCGTGGCGGGCTTCGCCGATGGCACCGGCCGCTACCTTCCCCTGGTATGCACGCTCAACGCCGCACGGGTGCTCGATGCGGCGGCGACGATGCTGCGCGTGGACCACGACGAGCTGTCCGGGCTGGCGCTGTCGGCACCGCCGGGAAGCGCGGGCCTGGTGCTCGTCCCCTACCTGGAAGGTGAGCGAACACCCAACCGGCCCAACACTACTGGCGCATTGCATGGTCTCCGCGTGTCGAACTCGGCACCGGCCAACCTGGCCAGGGCCGCGGTGGAGGGCATGCTGTGCGCACTGGCCGACGGGCTCGCCCAGCTCACCAGGCACGGCGTGCGGGTGCGCCGGATCCTGCTGATCGGTGGCGGCGCGCAGTCCCGCGCGGTGCGCCAGATCGCGCCGACCGTGTTCGAAACGCCCGTGGTGGTGCCCACCCAGGGCGAATACGTCGCACTGGGCGCGGCACGGCAGGCGGCGTGGGTGTGCAGCGGGTCACCGGAGCCGCCCGCCTGGTCACCGCCGAGCGCGCGCACTTATGCGGGGCCGGCCGCGCCAGGCGTGCGTGCCCGCTATGCCCGGGTGCGCGATCTCACCGA
- a CDS encoding class I SAM-dependent methyltransferase, with protein MSVQAFTPAAGDPKCSKYYDTVIALLTREGRWRWATIAQLELRPGATVVDIGCGTASLAMRMKQHQPLTRVIGVDPDPQVLDIAAAKTRRAGVQIEFVQGMGDRAVELTRPGIADKVVSSLVLHQCPVPMKEAIIANMFALLRPGGELVIADFGLQRDALMRLGFRIVQFADGKRDTQPNADGILPGLIAKAGFVGVAKVSVIRTVSGSISVYRATRPVPANRPSR; from the coding sequence ATGTCAGTGCAGGCGTTTACACCCGCCGCGGGTGACCCGAAGTGCAGCAAGTATTACGACACCGTCATCGCGCTGTTGACCCGCGAGGGCCGGTGGCGTTGGGCCACCATCGCCCAGCTCGAATTGCGGCCGGGCGCCACCGTTGTCGATATCGGTTGTGGCACAGCTTCATTGGCGATGCGAATGAAACAGCACCAGCCGCTCACCCGGGTGATCGGGGTGGATCCCGACCCGCAGGTGCTGGACATCGCAGCCGCCAAGACGCGCCGGGCCGGGGTCCAGATCGAGTTCGTGCAGGGTATGGGCGACCGGGCGGTCGAACTGACCAGACCTGGGATCGCCGACAAGGTGGTGTCCAGCCTGGTGCTGCACCAGTGCCCGGTGCCGATGAAGGAGGCGATCATCGCCAATATGTTCGCGCTCCTGCGCCCGGGCGGCGAACTCGTGATCGCCGACTTCGGTCTGCAGCGCGACGCCCTGATGCGCCTGGGATTCCGCATCGTCCAGTTTGCCGACGGCAAACGGGACACCCAGCCCAACGCGGATGGAATCCTGCCCGGGCTGATCGCAAAGGCCGGGTTTGTCGGTGTCGCCAAAGTATCGGTGATCAGAACCGTTTCGGGATCCATCTCCGTGTATCGGGCGACACGGCCGGTTCCCGCGAACCGGCCGAGCCGATAA
- a CDS encoding MMPL family transporter translates to MLRHLAIFTVWRPKAVLAAVLVLLGISVVLGGSVSDKLGTGGNTDPAAESSQAEEFLGQHFGTTSNLVIQLLPREGTVEAPDVAPVRDRVLRLIAAEPNAKVTRAFGDEGAGDLRSKDGRSGLILVHVGGTADEAAETAKRIIANLPTDPNVTVRAGGSLGVQQEIRDKVKHDLKTSESIAVPVSLAVLVVVFGGLIAAALPVVVGVVSIVSTLTVLLLMTTITDVSVHALTVTTAFGLGLSIDFGLLMVSRFREECANGKVHHQAVITTVTTAGRTILFSAATVTLAMTSLLVFPTYFLRSVGMAATATVLLSAFSAIVVLPALLVLLGKRVDSLAIIRRKVPLSADSLFWRKFAEVVTRRPLLYALPVVAVLLGLGIPFLHAQYATPDERALPTDSSARLVAESLQHDFQLDPSQAITLVTRNDAGVLAKLAAEVSGMDGVVLVNGPVGRFEHGQPAGPVPAASGAGYAFVYLSVQADSDQAQHLVRDIRAKISGHQVEVGGPTATLIDSRAAIADRLPLAIGLIAIATFVLLFLFTGSVVVPVKALLLNLLVLSAVLGLLVWIFQDGHLAGLLGFTPAPLNPSMVVLLCAIAFSLSVDYEIFLLSRIKEARDSGLSNDASTVIGLGRVGRIVTSAALLLTITLISFANGLSFMKMFGIGTALAVVIDATIIRGVVVPAFLRVAGDLNWWAPKPLRWLHSRIGISETAAEEQTPLPAPEAAAAAPAEDIAVAAALRAAQEHVAALPSTLPSTDVEIIPGTHLVANVNGTVIVVAHRERTTLSEHSVATQQLAALSEMVRRTDPPKLVNAFAKLSRQPWTHTLVDVAIVTPTPAGLEILLCGSVTVALDEGADRTPLHGRGRLVHYSVPMPAVAAVIAVDELDQRARAAVVPNGVYRLTGGIVPGDGAVLRSARAPRRCAASVASPQPKRWVVLEDGSRFEIDRDCVIGRDPHGSDAVRYGLRPVSIDDPAGLLSRAHVEVRNVDGTVIIVDRGSTNGAFVCAPGDYGWTRIAPWERAAWRPGTYLQIGGRILQLQVGTVPAAQRGPRVSMHHYAPGQAPAGRVSAGNFPID, encoded by the coding sequence CCAGGCCGAGGAGTTCCTAGGCCAGCATTTCGGCACCACCTCGAACCTGGTGATTCAGCTACTCCCCCGCGAGGGCACGGTCGAGGCACCCGACGTCGCCCCGGTGCGCGACCGGGTGCTTCGGCTTATCGCGGCCGAGCCCAACGCCAAGGTCACCAGGGCCTTCGGCGATGAGGGCGCCGGTGATCTGCGCAGCAAGGACGGTCGGTCGGGCCTGATCCTGGTGCACGTCGGCGGGACGGCGGACGAGGCCGCCGAGACGGCCAAGCGGATCATCGCCAACCTGCCCACCGACCCGAACGTCACCGTACGGGCCGGCGGATCCCTCGGCGTGCAGCAGGAGATCCGGGACAAGGTCAAACACGACCTCAAGACGAGCGAGAGCATCGCGGTGCCGGTTTCACTGGCCGTGCTGGTGGTCGTGTTCGGCGGTCTCATCGCCGCGGCGCTGCCGGTGGTGGTCGGGGTCGTCTCGATCGTCTCCACCCTGACGGTGTTGCTGCTGATGACGACGATCACCGACGTGTCCGTGCATGCCCTGACGGTCACGACGGCGTTCGGCCTGGGGCTGTCGATCGACTTCGGTTTGCTGATGGTGTCCCGTTTCCGCGAGGAATGCGCCAACGGGAAGGTCCACCACCAGGCCGTCATAACCACCGTCACGACCGCGGGACGAACCATCCTGTTCAGCGCGGCAACGGTCACGCTGGCCATGACCAGCCTGCTGGTGTTCCCCACCTACTTCCTGCGTTCGGTCGGGATGGCGGCCACCGCCACCGTGCTGCTCTCGGCATTCAGCGCGATCGTGGTGCTGCCCGCGCTGCTGGTACTGCTGGGCAAGCGCGTCGACTCGCTAGCGATCATCCGGCGCAAGGTGCCGCTGTCGGCGGATTCCCTGTTCTGGCGAAAGTTCGCCGAGGTGGTCACCCGCCGGCCGCTGCTGTACGCGCTGCCCGTGGTGGCGGTGCTGTTGGGCCTGGGCATTCCGTTCCTGCACGCCCAGTACGCCACCCCCGATGAACGCGCGCTGCCGACGGATTCCAGCGCACGCCTGGTGGCCGAGTCGCTACAGCACGACTTCCAGCTGGACCCCTCCCAGGCAATCACGCTGGTCACCCGCAACGACGCCGGCGTGCTCGCCAAGCTGGCCGCAGAAGTGTCGGGCATGGACGGTGTCGTCCTGGTCAACGGCCCCGTCGGCCGCTTCGAGCACGGGCAGCCGGCCGGTCCGGTGCCGGCGGCGTCAGGGGCCGGGTATGCGTTCGTCTACCTGTCGGTGCAGGCGGACTCGGACCAGGCTCAGCACCTGGTCCGGGATATCCGCGCGAAGATCAGCGGCCATCAGGTGGAGGTGGGTGGTCCGACGGCCACGCTGATCGACAGCCGCGCCGCGATCGCCGATCGGCTCCCGCTGGCCATCGGCCTGATCGCAATCGCCACCTTCGTCCTGCTGTTCCTGTTCACCGGCAGCGTCGTAGTGCCGGTCAAGGCGCTGCTGCTGAATCTGCTGGTGCTCAGCGCGGTCCTGGGCTTGCTGGTCTGGATTTTCCAGGACGGCCATCTGGCAGGGCTGCTCGGATTCACCCCCGCGCCGCTGAACCCGTCCATGGTTGTCCTGCTCTGCGCCATCGCGTTCAGCCTGTCCGTCGACTACGAAATCTTCCTGCTCAGCCGGATCAAGGAAGCCCGCGACTCCGGGTTGTCCAACGACGCGTCCACCGTCATCGGGTTGGGCCGGGTGGGACGGATCGTGACCAGCGCCGCGCTGCTGCTGACGATCACGCTGATCTCGTTCGCCAACGGGCTGTCGTTCATGAAGATGTTCGGCATCGGCACGGCGCTGGCCGTCGTGATCGACGCGACGATCATCCGCGGCGTCGTGGTGCCGGCGTTTCTGCGGGTAGCCGGGGACCTGAACTGGTGGGCGCCAAAGCCGTTGCGTTGGTTGCACTCCCGCATCGGCATCAGCGAGACCGCGGCGGAGGAGCAGACACCACTACCGGCGCCGGAAGCCGCCGCCGCTGCGCCCGCCGAAGACATCGCGGTGGCAGCCGCGCTGCGCGCGGCCCAGGAACACGTCGCGGCCCTGCCGTCGACCCTGCCGTCGACCGACGTCGAGATCATCCCCGGTACACACCTGGTGGCCAACGTCAACGGCACCGTCATCGTGGTGGCCCACCGCGAGCGCACGACGCTGTCCGAGCACTCCGTCGCCACGCAGCAGCTGGCGGCCCTGTCCGAGATGGTCCGGCGAACCGACCCGCCGAAACTGGTCAACGCCTTCGCCAAGCTGTCTCGTCAGCCCTGGACCCACACGCTGGTCGACGTCGCCATCGTCACGCCTACCCCGGCCGGCCTGGAGATCCTGCTGTGCGGCAGCGTGACGGTCGCGCTCGACGAGGGCGCCGATCGGACGCCGCTGCACGGCCGCGGCCGCTTGGTGCACTACTCCGTTCCGATGCCGGCGGTGGCGGCGGTCATCGCGGTCGACGAATTGGATCAGCGGGCCCGGGCCGCGGTCGTGCCGAACGGCGTCTACCGGCTGACCGGCGGCATCGTGCCCGGCGACGGCGCCGTCCTACGCTCGGCGCGGGCCCCGCGCCGCTGCGCGGCGTCCGTTGCGTCACCGCAGCCCAAGCGGTGGGTGGTACTCGAAGACGGCTCCCGCTTCGAGATCGACCGCGACTGCGTCATCGGCCGGGACCCGCACGGATCGGATGCCGTCCGATACGGACTTCGCCCCGTCAGCATCGACGATCCCGCGGGATTACTGTCCCGGGCCCACGTGGAGGTTCGCAACGTCGACGGCACCGTGATCATCGTCGACCGCGGCTCCACCAACGGCGCCTTCGTGTGTGCGCCGGGCGATTACGGGTGGACCCGGATCGCCCCGTGGGAGCGGGCAGCCTGGCGGCCCGGAACCTACCTGCAGATCGGCGGCCGCATCCTGCAACTGCAGGTCGGAACCGTCCCGGCCGCCCAGCGCGGCCCGCGCGTCAGCATGCATCACTACGCACCGGGGCAGGCGCCCGCGGGCCGCGTATCGGCAGGCAACTTCCCGATCGACTAG